Genomic DNA from Carboxydocella sporoproducens DSM 16521:
TCTTTGAAATTCATGCGAGTATTTCCCTATGTCATGTAAAAGACCAGCAACTGACCCTAGTTTTTTCATTCCAAAACTTGAAGCAAATTCAGCAGCTAACTTTGCCGTGTCTTCTAAATGCTTTTTTAACAAATGCCAATCGCTTTTGCTTTTTCCCTCTATGGAATGAGCATAATATTTTGTGTCTTCCATATTCACACCTCAACGTAGGAGTTACTATATTTTCCATTATTCTTCAAAACATGCAATATTTCCTGCTAAATATAAAAAAAAAACAGCATGGCCGTTGTGTTACAGACACCAAAAATTTTGGCTTTACCCTGCACCTCTGCCCACTCTCCCGCAGGCTGGCCATGCTGTCACTTTAGTTTATTTCATTATAAACTTTTTTATGTACTTTTTGCACACCTATATTGAGTCTAGTTACTTAAGTGACCCTCTTCCCATTAAACTCATTCATCGCCGCCACTATCCCCTTGTCCACCACCGCCAACACCCGATCTACCGCAGCAGGAATTATGCGCCCCAGTGCCGCCCGTTCCTCGCTACTAAAAGGCTCCAGGACATAATCGGCAGCACTCTGGCCTGGCCGCGGCCGGCCAATCCCCACCTTGAGGCGGGGAAACTCCTCCGTCCCCAAATGGCTGATAATCGACTTGATCCCATTATGGCCGCCAGAACTCCCCCTGGCCCTCAAGCGTAGCTGGCCAAACGGGTTATCCATATCATCATAGATAACCAGCACATCTTGAGCCGGAATTTTATAATAACGGGCCAGTTCCCCTACGGCCTGGCCGCTCAGGTTCATGTAGGTCTGAGGCTTGACCAGCAGCAATTTTTCCCCCTGATAATTTACCGAAGCTACCAGCGCGCCGGCCTGCTGCTTGAAACTGCTAACCCCTACCTTATCAGCGAGGGCATCAATC
This window encodes:
- a CDS encoding CRISPR-associated endonuclease Cas3'', giving the protein MEDTKYYAHSIEGKSKSDWHLLKKHLEDTAKLAAEFASSFGMKKLGSVAGLLHDIGKYSHEFQR
- the pth gene encoding aminoacyl-tRNA hydrolase; this encodes MKMLVGLGNPGPQYELTRHNVGFLVIDALADKVGVSSFKQQAGALVASVNYQGEKLLLVKPQTYMNLSGQAVGELARYYKIPAQDVLVIYDDMDNPFGQLRLRARGSSGGHNGIKSIISHLGTEEFPRLKVGIGRPRPGQSAADYVLEPFSSEERAALGRIIPAAVDRVLAVVDKGIVAAMNEFNGKRVT